From Grus americana isolate bGruAme1 unplaced genomic scaffold, bGruAme1.mat scaffold_700, whole genome shotgun sequence:
tgctgcaggctgtcTTCCAGAAGGGCACAGCCTTCCCGTTCCGTCTGTGTGTTACGTAGCAGCCCCTCAGTACTAAGGccatggaaatgctgctggcaGGGTGTATGCAAGCACCTGTGATGAGCCCCCTGCGtccctggctgggaggggagggctgagctgagacaatgTGAGGAGTTTGGAGATGGGCACTTGGGAACTGCATTCACCCCAttgtccattttcttctcagggGGGTCTGGGTGCAATCGCCCTCCAGCTCAAGGAGGTGACAGCCTAGGGTAACTGAGACCGGGTCTGACGGACAGACTGTCCCTCGGCACAAAGGGACAGTCCCTTTGCCACACAGGACCCACAAGGTTTCTCTCAGCGACAAGCAGAAGTGCCACTTGGGGGATCCTCAGCCAGCTCCCACCCGAATTCACTAAATGGACCAGCAAAAggtctttctgaaaggaaagaggcGGTTTGGGGGGTTTCCATGAGAACGGAAGAAATACTTCTCTGAGATGTCTACCCTAACTTGTCactacttcttcctcctttgacAGGTCCCAATGCCCAGAGACAGCAAATGTCCAAtgacagctccatcacccagttcctcctcctggcattcgcagacacacgggagctgcagctcttgcacttcgggctcttcctgggcatctacctggctgccctcctgggaaacggcctcatcatcactgtcatagcctgtgaccaccacctccacacccccatgtacttcttcctcctcaacctctcccttctAGACCTGGGcttcatctccaccactctccccaaagccatggccagcTCACTCTGGGACAACAGATCCATCTCCTACgcaggatgtgctgcccagctctttttctttctcttctttattgtaGGGGACTATTATCTTCTCAccatcatggcctacgaccgctacgttgccatctgcaaacccctgcactacgggaccctcctgggcagcagagcttgtgcccacatggcagcagctgcctggggcagtgggtttctcactgctctgctgcacacggccaatacattttccctacccctctgccacggcaatgctgtggaccagttcttctgtgaaatcccccagatcctcaagctctcctgctcagatgcctacctcagggaagttgggctaattgtggttagtgtctgtttagcatttgggtgttttgttttcattgtggtgtcctatgtgcagatcttcagggccgtgctgaggatcccctctgagcagggacggcacaaagccttttccacatgcctccctcacctggccgtggtctctCTGTTTATCAGCACTTGCATATTTGCCTACCTGAAGACCCCCTCcatgtcctccccatccctggatctGGTAATGGCAGTTCTTtactcagtggtgcctccagccatgaatcctctcatctacagcatgaggaaccaggagctcaaggatgcagtgtggaaactgaggactgggatgattttcagaagcaataaactgttcatcatcatctccatATCACTCATAATATAACTCATTGCAGCCCCAACctgtcttctgaagtttttgttgcttttgttttgggggggatttcgttttttttcttttgttttactgatgatAATGTGGTCCACAAAGCAATGTCATTATTCATCCCTCTTCTGCATCAGGATCTACCTTTCCTGTGTGATCCAGAGAGTGTGTTAATGAGAAGCAAGACTGTctgtacatttaaagaaatcaaaggaccctgcagtgactgGTTTGTTTGAGATCCTTCCTGAGAGAcctttctggagctgcaggtcagtgcctgtgtgcacaggtggaggggaaaagagtcCCAGCACAGGAGCACTGCCAAGCAGCACCAGCGCTTGgtctttcctgagctgctctcttttcacttccacactctCTTTCTGAGCTCTTCTTTTGGTGCAAGGCCTGAGAGCACTGGCAGCTTGGTCGGAGTCCTGCTGCGTGGCAGTCCTGTGATcataggcagggacaggcaatgGGCACTACTATGACAGAGTTTGCCCCCATAACAGTGTTTCCGTCAGACAAGGGGACCTCCTGAGGCAGTGCCTGAAGGCGTAGGTCTTCCTTCAAAGTGGCTGTCCAGAACAAGCGCAAGAAAGTGCCCTGGTgaggaaaacaccagtgaaCAGACCAAGTGTTTGAAtgtgcagggtgggggaacGCACGCAGCAGTGTCCTCGCACAGCCAGTCCTCCTGGGATAGCCTTGAaggaccagcagagcagggtctggcCTGTGCCTGTGGTCACTGGACACCCCAAGGAAAGTGCCCCAGGGCAATCATCACAGGCCAGCCCCTTGCAACCACCATTCCCAACACTGGCTTCTCACTccagctcagagaggtggtTTGTCCCTCCTGTTCAGAAGGAGGACACTGCATGACTAGGTCAGAAGTCCACGTCTGCATTTTACAGACGAGATAGAAGCATGCACATCATGTGCATGTGGGGAGATGAACCTGAGTGAGCATGAATGCCATCAGCTGTTCCTCAGAGGTGCCATGAAGGCTCGAGGGACAGACAGTGTCTTGAGGTCACTTCACTGGAGAGTAACTTCCCCTGGGAAACCACCTGAatgcagcactgggatgggcTTCCTTGGACCTAAGTCCCGGTGTCCATTCCTCATGCAGTGGGGCATCTCAGATGAGTGCAGGGCAGGGCGAcacactgcagggctgaggtgcctcccagcctcctcccggAGTGGCAACAAGaggccagagagacactgtgactgctgcgatgcactgcctctgtgtctgcaagggaaggactcgTGGCTCTGAACACCCCTGTGTATATGAGGAGTCAATGAGGCCAGCTCAGGTGCGGACATCTCACAGGGCCTTGACGTTTCTATTTGTGACTCCAGGAACAACCCCCAACTTCCCCTTGAGATTCCTCTCAGCCGCCTTGGACAGGCTCATTGCAAATACTCCTGTCTGCTCGCGTCACCCTTTCTGGATTGTGCCCTCAAACGTGTCAGAGCAATCAGAGAGGTTTTGGGatcctcagaaaaggcagacatcaaacatttcttcaagaagggcaaggaggaggactgGGAGAATTACAGGCTGGTCAACCTCACCTTAGTCTGTGAGAAGGTGATGGGCCAAATACACCTGCAGGGATTCACAGgcactgaaggagaaggaagggactgCCGAACCCACATGGGTAGGGGCAAGAAGGGCATGTTTCATACCTGGACCTTAGCAAGGGCTTTGACATGGTCTCCATAGTCTCCCTATAGTCGGATTGGGCCAACCCTGTTGAATGTCTTTATTAACTCCCTGTACAATGTGACAGAGggcattttcagctcctttgtggATGATGCCAAACTGGGCAGAGCCTCTGAGCGACCTCATCAGGTTAACCCTGCCTTGAGCAGGATAGCCGGACAAGATGAACTTCAGGgctctcttccaacctgagttATTTGATGATTCCATGAGTCTCTCCCTTGGAGAGCTTTTGGAGACAGAATcgacagaggaagaagacaaaacaaagaggcCGAAGTAGAGatagaaaatgcagcagtagaaatacagcagttccTCTGAGGAACATTTCTCCACTCAAATTGTTGGTAGGAAATCTACTGGATAAATTTGATGAAAGCAGCTTACTTTTACCTGCTCAGGTACTGGGCCACAAAGAGGGTGATGGTTGGGCATGGTATGATGTGGTCAATTGTGTATAAGTACCTCATAATCCAGTAGGAAGCAAATGGGGAGGTGAGGtcagttctgcctctggaggtgataggccagcagcaggaacgTGGCTGAGAAAGGGACTCTGAGGTCACTTCATTCTGAAATAGCTGACAGGCCAGACCTTGGCCCATGGCTGGGATATGTGCTTTAAAGCTCACATCTGACAGCGTCTCTGACAGGCCAGCAGAAGGCACCTGGTTGGCACATTGTCTGTGAGATCCCATCTGCCGAAGGACCTAGGCTTAGTCCAGGAAGGGGGCTTATATCTTGGTGGTCATGCCTGTTCTGCCTGAGAACATgatgggacagcagcaggcacacgGCTTGGTCGTGTCTATCTGAGAACCTGAAAGGCTAGCAGCCTTGGGAGATCATGGTGAGGTTACTTCTGTCTGCTCAGCTGAAAGGCCTCAAGAAGACTGGTGGGTTGGGATGCCTGCCTGAAGGGTTGTTTCTCAGATGGTGGAGCTTTCCTTGGAGGTAGGaaacaacaggagagagaaacgcTGCCACACAGTGCAGCGTGGAAGGTggagactggacatgaggaggaagaactgtCACTCCAAGGGtagtgctgtggtacaagaaGTCATCCCGAAGGAGTATGAGATCAGTCCatctctttgtgtttcaaggaacagagcGTGAGGGTGGACAGATGTCCGTGAATGTATGGAAATGCCAGGGTGAGAGCAAGGTGAGGAAGTGAGATGGGTGTCTACGatgtgcagggaaaagaagcagctgtgggacagcGTAGGACAACGTGTGGTGGAGATGGCAAAGGGCGCTGGCAAGGCTGGAAGTCACCAAGAGAACCCAAGTCTGTGTCCCCTTGGCAATCGTCTCTGCCACCAaggcctgtgaggagacatgttGTCCTAAGGCACTGGGGGGGCCTCGTTGCCTCCTTGCACACCCCCAGTAAGGCTGGGAACTGCCATCCCGTTGTCCTTCACTCAGCATGAcaccccccacatcccactgccccaggaagagccctgagcaaggcgtgaaggacaggatctgccttcccaggggctgggggtcaggccttggcccttctgcttcatcaaacaaaagcagggcttcctctgcatctcagctgcctgcacattacctttgcctgcctgcaatCATGGCCTCCAATTATCCCTTCTAACGAGTCCTCGGGGAGCCTTTGCTGGTCATGGTGCTCAGTGGGACTCAATGCTTCAAGgtactctgggttttttccttttacactgaGTCTTTGAGAGGTTTGTGCAATCTCCTCTCAGTACCTGAGGTTTGTTACTCAGCACCAAATACACCATGGGACTCATTAAAATCAAGTAAGCCCTAACGagccatctctctccctgtgattttcttcaagtcttcaagagTTGTACAGATAATTGGAGTTGTTTCCTAGTGTAGTTatggagaaagatttcaaagaactgCTAATaaagaggaggttttatttccaagggtgtattttactacttttcagtttagagaagaggtgatggcagcattCCCCAGTAGATCTTGCTCCAGGGTCTCTCCTAAGGACgcctggacaggaggaaaagcagtccCTTGAGGTCTGACACAGCATGGACAACCtccacctcagctccccagccccaccatttctctcattgGCCACCAGGGACTTTCCcttacatcagacttctccactgaattctgcagctggatgttacagctcctttgtacCAACCCGCACttgctttccttagagaaatggctgcacatattattttttttttgcctatttgcaagcaaagaaaagtcaagcacGATAAAGTTTCATCGACAATAAAACACACTCTGCACCATATGCTTACTACAAGCTGCCTCTAATGACGTTGCATTTCTACAAGGGATAATCATATGAGGAATGTTTTAGACAGGTAGGTGCCAAAAGCTAGCTATAAACACAGCTAAAGAGTTGGCTAAAGAGCAAATTGGACTAGTGTCGTGATTTAATCTGGTCGGCACCTAAACCAACCCCACAGCTGTTCTCTAACTCCCCttcctgggatgggggagaggactgaaaatggaaaaaaagtaaatctctaTGGGTTGAGATATAGACACTTTGATAGGACAGAAAGGGATGATGACGAtgttaataataacaacaataataacagactatacaaaacaagtgatgaacagcacaatttctcaccacctgaagtcgATGCTCAGCAAGATCCCAACCTGCCCCGTCTCCTGGCAAGCCCCCAGTtc
This genomic window contains:
- the LOC129200958 gene encoding olfactory receptor 14C36-like — encoded protein: MSNDSSITQFLLLAFADTRELQLLHFGLFLGIYLAALLGNGLIITVIACDHHLHTPMYFFLLNLSLLDLGFISTTLPKAMASSLWDNRSISYAGCAAQLFFFLFFIVGDYYLLTIMAYDRYVAICKPLHYGTLLGSRACAHMAAAAWGSGFLTALLHTANTFSLPLCHGNAVDQFFCEIPQILKLSCSDAYLREVGLIVVSVCLAFGCFVFIVVSYVQIFRAVLRIPSEQGRHKAFSTCLPHLAVVSLFISTCIFAYLKTPSMSSPSLDLVMAVLYSVVPPAMNPLIYSMRNQELKDAVWKLRTGMIFRSNKLFIIISISLII